The following coding sequences lie in one Streptomyces albofaciens JCM 4342 genomic window:
- a CDS encoding CTP synthase translates to MPPKSTTTKHLFVTGGVASSLGKGLTASSLGALLKARGLRVTMQKLDPYLNVDPGTMNPFQHGEVFVTNDGAETDLDIGHYERFLDVDLDGSANVTTGQVYNTVIAKERRGEYLGDTVQVIPHITNEIKHRIRRLAHEDVDVVITEVGGTVGDIESLPFLETVRQVRHEVGRDNVFVVHISLLPYIGPSGELKTKPTQHSVAALRNIGIQPDAIVLRADREVPTAIKRKISLMCDVDEAAVIACPDAPSIYDIPKVVHAEGLDAYVVRKLDLPFRDVDWTVWADLLDRVHNPDHEVKVALVGKYIDLPDAYLSVTEALRAGGFANKARVKIKWVTSDDCKTPAGAKQQLADCDAVCIPGGFGDRGVDGKVGAITYARENKLPLLGLCLGLQCVVIEAARNLAGIEGANSTEFDPAAADPVISTMAEQMDIVAGEGDMGGTMRLGMYPAKLAEGSIVREVYGDQPYVEERHRHRYEVNNAYRGELEKKAGLLFSGTSPDNKLVEYVEYPRETHPYLVATQAHPELRSRPTRPHPLFAGLVKAAVERKTGAAAGKKGAAKA, encoded by the coding sequence ATGCCGCCCAAATCCACGACGACCAAGCACCTCTTCGTCACCGGGGGCGTCGCCTCCTCGCTCGGCAAGGGCCTGACCGCCTCCAGCCTGGGTGCGCTGCTCAAGGCGCGGGGCCTGCGGGTCACCATGCAGAAGCTCGACCCGTACCTGAACGTCGACCCCGGCACCATGAACCCGTTCCAGCACGGTGAGGTCTTCGTCACCAACGACGGCGCCGAGACCGACCTGGACATCGGCCACTACGAGCGCTTCCTGGACGTCGACCTCGACGGCTCCGCGAACGTCACCACCGGCCAGGTCTACAACACCGTGATCGCCAAGGAGCGGCGCGGCGAGTACCTCGGCGACACCGTGCAGGTCATCCCGCACATCACCAACGAGATCAAGCACCGCATCCGGCGCCTGGCCCACGAGGACGTCGACGTCGTCATCACCGAGGTCGGCGGCACCGTCGGCGACATCGAGTCGCTGCCGTTCCTGGAGACCGTCCGCCAGGTCCGCCACGAGGTCGGCCGGGACAACGTCTTCGTCGTGCACATCTCGCTGCTGCCCTACATCGGCCCCTCCGGCGAGCTGAAGACCAAGCCGACCCAGCACTCGGTCGCGGCGCTGCGCAACATCGGCATCCAGCCGGACGCCATCGTGCTGCGCGCCGACCGCGAGGTGCCCACCGCCATCAAGCGCAAGATCTCGCTGATGTGCGACGTGGACGAGGCCGCCGTCATCGCCTGCCCGGACGCCCCCTCCATCTACGACATCCCCAAGGTCGTGCACGCCGAGGGCCTGGACGCCTACGTCGTGCGCAAGCTGGACCTGCCGTTCCGCGACGTGGACTGGACCGTGTGGGCCGACCTGCTGGACCGGGTGCACAACCCGGACCACGAGGTGAAGGTCGCGCTGGTCGGCAAGTACATCGACCTGCCCGACGCCTACCTGTCGGTCACCGAGGCGCTGCGCGCCGGCGGCTTCGCCAACAAGGCCCGCGTGAAGATCAAGTGGGTCACCTCCGACGACTGCAAGACCCCGGCCGGCGCCAAGCAGCAGCTCGCCGACTGCGACGCGGTCTGCATCCCCGGCGGCTTCGGCGACCGCGGCGTGGACGGCAAGGTCGGCGCCATCACCTACGCCCGCGAGAACAAGCTGCCGCTGCTCGGCCTGTGCCTGGGCCTGCAGTGCGTGGTCATCGAGGCGGCCCGCAACCTGGCCGGCATCGAGGGCGCGAACTCCACCGAGTTCGACCCGGCCGCCGCCGACCCGGTCATCTCCACCATGGCCGAGCAGATGGACATCGTCGCCGGCGAGGGCGACATGGGCGGCACCATGCGGCTGGGCATGTACCCGGCCAAGCTGGCCGAGGGCTCGATCGTGCGCGAGGTCTACGGCGACCAGCCGTACGTCGAGGAGCGCCACCGCCACCGCTACGAGGTCAACAACGCCTACCGCGGCGAGCTGGAGAAGAAGGCCGGCCTGCTGTTCTCCGGCACCTCCCCGGACAACAAGCTGGTCGAGTACGTCGAGTACCCGCGCGAGACGCACCCCTACCTGGTCGCCACCCAGGCGCACCCGGAGCTGCGCTCCCGCCCGACCCGCCCGCACCCGCTCTTCGCCGGTCTGGTGAAGGCGGCCGTCGAGCGCAAGACCGGCGCGGCCGCCGGCAAGAAGGGCGCCGCCAAGGCGTGA
- a CDS encoding NUDIX domain-containing protein, with protein sequence MAIQDTPEAWRVTATATPFTGKKTSMRTDQVVMPDGSTVSRDYQVHPGSVAVVALDEEDRVLVLRQYRHPVRHKLWEVPAGLLDVPGEHPLRAAQRELYEEAHVKAEDWRVLTDVYTTPGGCDEAVRIFLARDLSEVEGERFEASEEEADMELARVPVADLVRGALAGELHNNCLVVGVLALAAARAGEGLDALRPADAPWPARPFEA encoded by the coding sequence ATGGCCATCCAGGACACCCCGGAAGCGTGGCGGGTCACCGCGACCGCGACGCCCTTCACCGGCAAGAAGACCAGCATGCGCACGGACCAGGTCGTCATGCCGGACGGCTCCACCGTCTCCCGCGACTACCAGGTCCACCCCGGCTCGGTGGCCGTCGTCGCGCTCGACGAGGAGGACCGGGTGCTGGTCCTGCGCCAGTACCGCCACCCCGTGCGCCACAAGCTCTGGGAGGTCCCGGCCGGACTGCTGGACGTCCCCGGCGAGCACCCGCTGCGCGCGGCCCAGCGCGAGCTGTACGAGGAAGCACACGTCAAGGCCGAGGACTGGCGGGTGCTGACCGACGTCTACACCACCCCCGGCGGCTGCGACGAGGCCGTACGGATCTTCCTGGCCCGCGACCTGTCCGAGGTGGAGGGCGAGCGCTTCGAGGCGTCCGAGGAGGAGGCCGACATGGAGCTGGCACGGGTCCCGGTCGCCGACCTGGTGCGCGGCGCGCTCGCCGGCGAACTCCACAACAACTGCCTGGTGGTCGGGGTGCTCGCGCTGGCCGCCGCCCGCGCGGGGGAGGGCCTGGACGCGCTGCGGCCGGCCGACGCGCCCTGGCCGGCCCGCCCGTTCGAGGCATGA